One Oryza glaberrima chromosome 10, OglaRS2, whole genome shotgun sequence DNA segment encodes these proteins:
- the LOC127753194 gene encoding probable WRKY transcription factor 32 — MCIDQSNSCSSPTYRPAVALHRLRCRDLPENSLCSLHARTMASRHQLHTMQFTDPASRSPRPVGGGVHGQPPPTPMSSPFSSRKPRMQEGHPTCVNLTPIPHTDGHLWRKYGEKKIKNSSFPRLYYRCSYRDDRNCMATKVVQQENDADPPLYRVTYIHPHTCNPSPPAPTPAHVFTEPPPAKAEVHHAVLFRFSSTAGGHTANNAVHRQQWQPAAATMAAGAQAQLSMTMSDDEREQPPEAIRSAPPARRLSMFRAVVDGLRQMRSSAPPTPSSSMVVDDGWDTFSSFDLDTCEFSVDDELLCGDHMYFPDSMQQ; from the exons ATGTGCATCGATCAAAGCAACTCCTGTTCTTCACCTACATATAGACCTGCCGTTGCTCTCCATCGTCTTAGGTGCAGGGATTTACCGGAAAATAGTCTCTGCAGTCTGCACGCGAGGACAATGGCCTCGCGTCACCAGCTGCATACGATGCAGTTCACGGACCCGGCATCTCGCAGCCCACgtccggtcggcggcggcgtccatggccagccgccgccgacgcccatGTCGTCGCCGTTCTCCTCGCGGAAGCCAAG GATGCAGGAAGGGCATCCAACATGTGTCAACCTTACGCCTATACCACATACAGATGGCCATCTCTGGAGGAAGTATGGAGAGAAGAAAATCAAGAACTCATCGTTCCCAAG GCTATACTACCGATGCTCTTACCGGGACGACAGGAATTGCATGGCGACCAAGGTGGTGCAGCAGGAGAACGACGCCGACCCGCCACTCTACAGGGTCACCTACATTCACCCGCACACCTGCAACccatcgccgccggccccgACGCCGGCCCATGTCTTCACCGAGCCACCGCCGGCCAAAGCGGAAGTACACCACGCGGTGTTGTTCAGGTTCAGCTCCACTGCCGGCGGCCACACGGCCAATAATGCAGTGCATCGTCAGCAGTGGCAGCCTGCGGCGGCTACGATGGCGGCGGGGGCCCAGGCGCAGCTGTCAATGACGATGAGCGACGACGAGCGGGAGCAGCCGCCGGAGGCCATCCGTTCTGCGCCGCCAGCACGGCGGCTGTCGATGTTCCGCGCCGTCGTTGATGGACTCAGGCAGATgcggtcgtcggcgccgccaacaccgtcgtcgtcgatggTGGTGGACGACGGATGGGACACGTTCTCGTCGTTTGATTTGGATACGTGCGAATTCAGTGTCGATGACGAGCTGCTCTGTGGTGACCATATGTATTTCCCGGACAGTATGCAGCAATAG